DNA from Candidatus Cybelea sp.:
GCGGCTAGATCTTCGGCGATCTCGCCGCTTGCCAGCGGAACGACGCCGACGTACGGCTGCCCGACATCGGTCGAGCGCGTCACTTGAAGGGAACCTTTCCCAACCGCGCCCGCAACGTTGAACTTGCCGCGCTCGTCGACGGGAAGCTCTACTTGCCCGTTGCGCGCGTAGCCGCGCGCGCCGATCGTCTGTTCGTCGAGAAACCATGCGTCGGCCGCAATATTCCCGAGCGGCCCGTCGCCGGCGATCTGCAGCGAAATTCGCTCGTTGCCCTTGAGATTGGCGGCCAGAAGCGCGGCGCCGGTTGCTAATCGCCCGACCGCGGCCGTGGCCGTCGGCCAAAGGTCGTGCCGATCGCGGATCTCGCCGACGAGACCGGTCGTAATGGCGGCGGTGATCGCGATGCCGGCGTCGACCGCGGAGGCGGCGAGGATTCTGTCGGGCATGAGCGCCTCTGGGGCAAAGGCTCGCGCTTTTCCTCCAAAGAAGGGCCCAACGATGCGCGTTTTGGTTTTACACGGGCCAAATCTGGATCTGCTCGGCGAGCGAGAGCCGGAGCTCTACGGAACGCAAACACTCGAGGAACTCAACGGCGCGATTCTTCTGGCCGCGAAGGAGTTCCATTTCGAGGTTCGCTGCGAGCAGTACAACGGCGAAGGCCGCCTGATCGACGCGCTGCACGCCGCTCGCAAAACCGATGCCGGCGTCGTCATCAACCCCGGCGCCTACGCGCACTATTCGTACGCGATCGCCGACGCGATCGCCGCGATCCGCATCCCCGTCGTCGAAGTGCACCTGTCGAACGTCGCCGCCCGAGAGGAATTTCGCCGAACGAGCGTGACGGCGGCAGCCTGCCGGGGAGTCGTGACCGGCCTCGGCGCGGCCGGCTACATCCTCGCGCTGCGCGCGCTCGCGGAAATTCTCGCCGCCTGAAGGCAGCCGAGCCACGCTGTTGAACGATTGCTCCTCTCCGAGCCGAGTAGGAGATGCGACGTTGACAAAAGCAGATGTCGTCGACGCCGTCGCCATAGAGGCTGAGCTCTCCAGGCGAAAGGCTGGCGAAATAGTAGACTTGATCCTCAACGAGATCAAGGGAGCGCTCCTGAAAGGCGACCGCGTCGCGCTAAATCCTTTCGGGAGCTTCGTCGTGCGCTCGCGCAAGGCTCGTGCCGGACGCAATCCGAAAACCGGAGAGCCGATTAACATCCCGTCACGAAAGGTTCCGGCCTTCGT
Protein-coding regions in this window:
- the hslO gene encoding Hsp33 family molecular chaperone HslO; the protein is MPDRILAASAVDAGIAITAAITTGLVGEIRDRHDLWPTATAAVGRLATGAALLAANLKGNERISLQIAGDGPLGNIAADAWFLDEQTIGARGYARNGQVELPVDERGKFNVAGAVGKGSLQVTRSTDVGQPYVGVVPLASGEIAEDLAAYLAQSEQIPSIVALGVLANPNGVIAAGGIIAQALPGADEKLLAALEARAVAMPPVTQQISQGADAEALLRSIAGDTELRAIRPLDVRFACRCTRAKVEAVLLGLGADELLALTRERDLTEATCEYCKTEYVFTADEVRELSARVS
- the aroQ gene encoding type II 3-dehydroquinate dehydratase: MRVLVLHGPNLDLLGEREPELYGTQTLEELNGAILLAAKEFHFEVRCEQYNGEGRLIDALHAARKTDAGVVINPGAYAHYSYAIADAIAAIRIPVVEVHLSNVAAREEFRRTSVTAAACRGVVTGLGAAGYILALRALAEILAA
- a CDS encoding HU family DNA-binding protein, giving the protein MTKADVVDAVAIEAELSRRKAGEIVDLILNEIKGALLKGDRVALNPFGSFVVRSRKARAGRNPKTGEPINIPSRKVPAFVAGKSLKDAIGGNRSRRKRKKANGL